The segment TGCCCTGGCAGGCAAGGACCTGATGGTCAGCTCGCGCACCGGCTCGGGCAAGACTGCCTCCTTCATCCTGCCGGCCCTGCAGAAGGTGCTGGATGCCCGCGGCGAAAATGGCCAGGGCTTCCCCAAGCGCGAGAAGGGCAAGATCTACGGCCCGCGCGTGCTGGTGCTGGCGCCCACCCGCGAGCTGGCGATGCAGGTCTCCAAGGCCGCGCAGACCTACGGCCGCCACATCCAGGGCCTGAAGGTCGCCACCGTGCTGGGCGGCATGCCCTATGCCCTGCAGATCCGTCAGCTGACCGGTCCGCTGGACATCCTGATCGCCACCCCCGGCCGCCTGCTGGACCATCTGTCCTCGGGCAAGTGCGTGCTGGAAAACGTCGAGATGCTGGTGCTGGACGAGGCCGACCGCATGCTGGACATGGGCTTCATCGACGACATCAAGGTGGTGGCCGAGGCCACGCCGGCCGCGCGCCAGACCGTGATGTTCAGCGCCACCTTCGCCGGCCATGTGGGCCGTCTGGCGCATGACCTGCTCAACGAGCCGGAACGCGTGGATGTGGCCTCGCACACCGAGACCCACGAGAACATCGAGCAGCGTCTGCACTGGGCCGACAACAACAACCACCGCGACCAGCTGCTGGAGCACATCCTGGCCGAGCGCGATCTGGACCAGGCCGTGGTCTTCACCTCCACCCAGCGCGATGCCGACTGGCTGGCCGAGCGCCTCTCCGAGCTCGGCCATGCCGTGGCCCCGCTGCATGGCGGCATGCCCCAAGGCCGTCGCAACCGCACCCTGATGGCCCTGCGCCGTCGCGAGCTGCGCGTGCTGGTGGCCACCGATGTGGCCGCCCGCGGCATCGACGTGCCCACCATCAGCCACGTGATCAACTACGGCCTGCCCATGAAGGCCGAGGACTATGTGCACCGCATCGGTCGTACCGGTCGCGCCGGCCGCTCCGGCCTGGCCGTGACCATCGCCGTGCGTGACGATGTGTCCATGATCCGCCGCATCCAGCAGTTCACCACCCAGCAGATCCCGGTCTCGCGCATCGAGGGCCTGGAGCCCAAGACGCAAGAGCCGCGCATCTTCCCGCCCCGTCCCGAGGGCGAGCGCGGTGGCCGTTTCGGCGACCGCTTCGGTGATC is part of the Shinella sp. XGS7 genome and harbors:
- a CDS encoding DEAD/DEAH box helicase → MSFENLGLHESLLRAVKDSGYENATEVQAEAIPRALAGKDLMVSSRTGSGKTASFILPALQKVLDARGENGQGFPKREKGKIYGPRVLVLAPTRELAMQVSKAAQTYGRHIQGLKVATVLGGMPYALQIRQLTGPLDILIATPGRLLDHLSSGKCVLENVEMLVLDEADRMLDMGFIDDIKVVAEATPAARQTVMFSATFAGHVGRLAHDLLNEPERVDVASHTETHENIEQRLHWADNNNHRDQLLEHILAERDLDQAVVFTSTQRDADWLAERLSELGHAVAPLHGGMPQGRRNRTLMALRRRELRVLVATDVAARGIDVPTISHVINYGLPMKAEDYVHRIGRTGRAGRSGLAVTIAVRDDVSMIRRIQQFTTQQIPVSRIEGLEPKTQEPRIFPPRPEGERGGRFGDRFGDRQPGFAFKGDKRFGSKPFQREGGNGGYGGGKPFHGGGKPFGRPAGEGAPRDFAPRGEGRGFEPRQQGFNDRKPFDRSAGGERGFENRGFENRGFAPRGDRPAFGEGKPSFGGKPGFGGKPSFGGKPSFHGNREGGNFGGGEGRGFGGGERRGPGGPGAKRNGPPAGGPRRGGFGR